The genomic DNA TGAAACTGTCTGACAGTCACTGAGAGACGGTGAAACGGCAcagcacatgaatcaaatggaccaaacaaaattctgctgttcagtctgtttggatctactgaaggatccggtgactattccctgtggacacagctactgcatgaactgtattaaaagcTTCTGGGATGGagaggaaaagaagagaatctacagctgccctcagtgcagacagactTTCACAGCGAGGCCTGTCCTGGTGAAAAACACCATGTTAGCAGAATtagtggaggagctgaagaagactggactccaagctgctcctgctgatcactgctatgctggacctgaagatgtggcctgtgatgtctgcactggaagaaaaatgaaagccttCAAGTCCTGTTTATTCTGTCTGGCATCTTACTGTAAGGAACACCTTCAGCCTCATTATGATGCGGctccattaaagaaacacaagctggtggagccctccaagaagctccaggagaacatctgctctcgtcatgatgaggtgatgaagatgttctgccgtactgatcagcagagtatctgttatctctgctctgtggatgaacataaaggccacgacacagtctcagctgcagcagaaaggactgagaggcagagagagctggaggtgagtcgacaaaacatccagcagagaatccaggacagagagaaagatgtgaagctgcttcaacaggaggtggaggccatcaatcagtctgctgatcaaacagtggagcacagtgagaagatcttcactgagctgatccatctcatccagaaaagaagctctgatgtgaagcagcagatcagatcccagcaggaaactgaagtgagtcgagtcaaagagcttgaggagaagctggagcaggagatcactgagctgaagaggaaagatgctgagctgaagcagctctcacacacagaggatcacatccagtttctacacaactacccctcactgtcagcactcagtgagtctacagactcatccagcatcaatatccgtcctctgagctactttgaggatgtgacagcagctgtgtcagaggtcagagataaactacaggacattctgagagaggaatggacaaacatctcactgacagtcactgaagtggatgttttactgtcagatccaccagagccaaagaccagagctggattcttaaaatattcatgtgaaatcacactggatccaaacacagcacacaaacagctgttatTATCAGAGGGGAACAGAAAAGTAACATTCATTAATCAACAACAGTCTtattctgatcatccagacagattcactGTATGGTCTCAggtcctgagtagagagagtctgactggacgttgttactgggaggtggagtggagaggagggggaggagttTATGTAGCAGTCGCATACAAGAATATCAGCAGAAAAGGACATGAATGTAGATTTGGACATAATGACAAATCTTGGTCATTAGATTGTAACAACAACAGTTATACATTTTGGTACAACAACTTCCTAACTCGTGTCTCAGGTCCTCGttcctccagagtaggagtgtacctggatcacagagcaggtattttgtccttccacagcgtctctgaaaccatgactctcctccacagagtccagaccacattcactcagccgctctatgctggacttTGGGTTTACAATAAATATGGAGCCACTGCTAAGCTGATCAAACTGAAATAGACTGAAGTCTTTCATATTGtgggtttaaatctgtattttagtttcattttattttctctccatcatttctgcacagagatcagctgtcagtcaaacattATGGGTGGTACCTCCACATCTTCTAGTTGTTCTCTTGAtgtttctgagtttttaaaGGAGATCTTTCCTGTGACTGTTTATGGAGGCTATCACTGCTCATCATCATTTTGATTTACTAAAATATTTCTCcacatgaaaatgtaaacttctctatcctctaaatgtttctggaatatttgtATTGAAAAATGTTGACATTTCTCTTTATGAGTATGGcagaccatgtgtgtgtgtttgtgtttgtttttgtcaaaatcatcaaacaaatgaggaaaaactgtgattttaatgaatgaattcatatattgtgttgatgttttattgtgtgaataaactggaaggtttaactataaatcaaactttgaacaaagtcttttcttctgtcttcattccAGGATCTCACTCAAATCTGATGCAGAAAATATGAAACTAATCTGAGAGAATAACTGAAGCAGTTTTCCTCCTGAAGCATCACAAAGTtcagagttcatgtttagagCAGAAGATTCAGCAGTCGCTCTGTGACCTTTCAACTTTCTTCACTAAAACAGCTTCATTACAGTGAAACAAGTCACATTTTCTTCATGTTCTTAAGTCCTTTCAGATGTTTGTAATGGTCCTTGAATGCAGCATCAGTGTTACAGGTTTAAAAGGTCACTTTCTGTTGTGTTCAAAGATTTCCTTCAGATATGGTCTTTAATCAGTAAAGCCAGTGATACAGCAGTGTCATTAGCTGTGTTATTGGCACCAGgctgtgtttatgtatgtatttaattCTGTCTGAGGATGTCTTCAGCATGAAATGATCATTTGCTCAGCTGCTGTGTCTCATCTCTTATCAGACATTGGTTGGAACAGAGTTTTGTTGCTGACCATCTGACAAGAGGCTGAAGAAAAGCTTCAGGCTTCATTTGGACACTACGTTGGACAGAAGTCTCCACAAAAATGACtcagaaacacaaatattatTAATGAAAGTCCAAATTTCCAACAGGGGTCATACATGATCCTGAGAAATGTCCTTGAACATTTGAACATGAGTCAGAGGGTTGTCAGGTTTCTACACTGCATCGCGGCATCAAGCCTGAGATGTCTGTGTGAACAAGTATGGaggacacaaatgcacagacggAGTCGAGCTGTTTACTGCTGATGAGGAAGGAAAATAGTCTGTTGGATATTAAAGCAGCATTTATTAGAGTAAGAACAGATACTTGTGTCCTTCATTTGATCCCCGTCAATTTACAGAAGACTTAAGGACCCTTTGACTTCTAACATACAGCTGCATGTTTAcaatttgattatttatttatttctatcaAAGCGAGACTTTACTGATTAAAGACATATAATCAGACATATTACTGTAACTCTCTGAAAAAGACTCACATAAAGCAGATTTATCACAAGCAAACATCAAGACACATCCTTCATGGCTTAAAGTTGCAGTGGGACTCTTTCGCCATCTGGTGGTTGTAACAGTTATGACAACTGTTCCTGCATATATGTTCCTCCTCAgtgtgaagaagactggactccaagctgctcctgctgatcactgcGTGTTCCTCCTGTGTCTAAAATCTATTTCCATTATGAATCAGGAAACTGTTTGCACCAATCATAAAGGCAATAAAATACGTCACACACTAAGAAATAACAAAAAGGAATTGTGGATTTCAAGGAGATTTTTCCCTCGTTTTTTGCAATCATAAGAATACAAACTAATGCAAGACTGTCATGTTTTCATAAGTTTGTAGAGACACTGTTCTGTTGTATTCTAGGACATCAGTCACTTTTTAAATGCATgctactcctcctcctcctcatcatcatcatcagcacccATGACCTCCTtttagtctttgttttgttatttttcagagtTCAGGAGACGTTCTTATGGGATTTCCACAGTGTACAAGTACTGTTTAGACCCTTTACCTAAAAGAAAAGAGTAAAGTACAAAGTAGATTTACTCACTGCAGGAAAATAATGCCTCAATCTGTTATATTGTCTTATATGACAAACTGAAACTGATGCATCAAAGTGTAAGCAGCATTTTCCTGTTACAGCTGGTCTAGATGGAACTGATCTGATCTCCTTTATGTACAGGTAGATATCCAGTGGGTTTGCTAAGGGTCACAGATGAGGGGCTGTGTGAGATGTTTAATgggaaagtaaataaaaccaTTGTTCCAGACCTGCAGCTAAGATACTCGAGTATCTTCAAATATGAAGCTGAGTATTACTTCCATACTTTCCTCCACTGCTGATGACCTTGTTACCTGCTGCTCCCTGTTAATGATCAGCCTCAGTTCTGATAGTAAACTGTTGGCTCTCGTTCTGTCAGGTTGTTGCTCAGTGAcgtcttgttttcattttccttcttcttcaaaTGTGTCTTCCTTTaactctttgcttttgtttctgctTCAAACACCAAATGATACACGTGCTGCACCTCTGATGGTTTGTCAGAGAGCAGAACAATTTACATGACAGAGAATATTTTAAAGTTGAACATaaactttcacttttttccTCTAAAGTGTGCTCACTGGTTTTCCAGCTGCTGTGAGATGTTTATGCCTGACTGTAAAGatggaaacaaacacagatggaaaCACTGAGTCAGAGTGTTGCTGCTGGTTAGTCAGTATATTAACAGAACATGGTTCATAAAACTGCTCCTACAACTGTttttgaatcatttttaaatacactttattgttctgtttttttgttttggcatTTCTGTGCAAATTTCTTGTTTTAACTCTAATTTAAACCTATTTTTCCTATTTTAATAcctaaataaataatcatttattttttgttcatttgtctaaattctgggaaaagaaagaagtttgtgtttgtttaagaTACAATGAAATCATATTTTTACATATTGGAAGATGACATCGAGCTGAAAAAACACTACAGGTATAAATGGAAACTACagtttatttctgttatttcctGTGATAGTGTTTGTACACTCGCTCATGATAACTGTTcattcagctgctgtttttgtctgctggACATCTTTAGCTTTCAGTAAGGATGCATTCATAGATCAGCACATCTTTTTGAACCACATTTCTTATGAGACTCAGAGTTTACATTTTGGAAATGTGGTGAGACCTGGGGTAGAAAGAGACTGAAGCCAGCTTCAACCTCggcagttttgtgtgtgtgtgaagcagaAAGATAAGAACTGTGTGGCAAACTCATCACACACATAATCCTGAATCAGAAAAACAGCATCAAGTGTTGTAATTGTTAAACACAGAAGTGTGATTTATATGTGGTTTTACTGATGGTTAACACAGTCGCACAAACACCTGAAACTgatcaaaatataaaacaacatattaaacataaatatgtgcCAGTTACCAGAACTTATATGTGGTTTCACTGAGATTTAATTATGCTCAGTTTATCAATACTCACTCATACAAAAgtttgttatgttttattgattatttgtCTTTAGGTTTTCCAGTtttccagctgctgctgtttaacATCTGCCTGGGAAAAGAAATTTCAGTTAGTATGGGCAGTCTGGTTAAGCTGGTGGAAAACAATACTGTTACACTGACCTTTTGGATAAGATTGTCTTACCTGTGGTTTCTCTGATGTGCACGACAAAACAGTCTCCAGACAGCTTGAGTGCCCATTTA from Pelmatolapia mariae isolate MD_Pm_ZW linkage group LG18, Pm_UMD_F_2, whole genome shotgun sequence includes the following:
- the LOC134617018 gene encoding tripartite motif-containing protein 16-like — encoded protein: MNQMDQTKFCCSVCLDLLKDPVTIPCGHSYCMNCIKSFWDGEEKKRIYSCPQCRQTFTARPVLVKNTMLAELVEELKKTGLQAAPADHCYAGPEDVACDVCTGRKMKAFKSCLFCLASYCKEHLQPHYDAAPLKKHKLVEPSKKLQENICSRHDEVMKMFCRTDQQSICYLCSVDEHKGHDTVSAAAERTERQRELEVSRQNIQQRIQDREKDVKLLQQEVEAINQSADQTVEHSEKIFTELIHLIQKRSSDVKQQIRSQQETEVSRVKELEEKLEQEITELKRKDAELKQLSHTEDHIQFLHNYPSLSALSESTDSSSINIRPLSYFEDVTAAVSEVRDKLQDILREEWTNISLTVTEVDVLLSDPPEPKTRAGFLKYSCEITLDPNTAHKQLLLSEGNRKVTFINQQQSYSDHPDRFTVWSQVLSRESLTGRCYWEVEWRGGGGVYVAVAYKNISRKGHECRFGHNDKSWSLDCNNNSYTFWYNNFLTRVSGPRSSRVGVYLDHRAGILSFHSVSETMTLLHRVQTTFTQPLYAGLWVYNKYGATAKLIKLK